CATCTTCCTTTTTGTAAAAGTGCTTGTTATTTTTGTGGATGTAATGTAATTTATACAAGTAAAGCTGATAAAAGAAGAAGGTATATTGATTATTTAAAAAAAGAACTCAAACTTTGGTCAGAATATCTTGATACTAATAGATTAGTTAGGCAACTACATTTTGGAGGTGGGACTCCTACCTTTTTTACTCCGCAAGAATTAGAAGAGATTTTTGAATTAATTTATTCATATTTTAAAAATTTTGAAAGTGATGCAGAAATTAGTGTTGAAATTGATCCAAGATTTTTTGATGAAAATCATATGAAAGTTTTAAAAAAATATGGTGTTAATAGAATAAGTTTTGGAGTTCAAGATTTTAATGAACAAACTCAAAAAGCGGTAAATAGGATTCAGCCTTTCGATTTAACCAAAAAAGCAGTAGATATTGCAAGAAATTATGGAATAAATTCTATAAATATTGATTTGATTTATGGGCTTCCATATCAAAATTTAGAAACTTTTAAAAATACTCTTAAATTAGTAAAAGAACTTAATCCAGATAGACTTGCGGTGTTTAATTATGCACATGTCCCTTGGCTTAAAAAAGGAATGAGAAAAATTGATGAAACTACTCTTCCAGCTCCTGAGGAGAAACTTAAAATTTTTAAATATACAATAGACTTCTTTGAAAATAATGGCTACAAAATGATTGGTATGGACCATTTTGCAAAAGAAGATGATGAATTATTTAAGGCTATTGAAAAAGGCGAACTTCATAGAAATTTCCAAGGATATACCACAAAAGGTGGAGCAGATTTAATAGGAATTGGGCTAACTTCTATAAGTGAAACAGATAAAGCATATTTTCAAAATTATAAAGATTTAAAAACTTATGAAAAAGCAATTGATGAAGAAAAACTACCAATATTTAGAGGTGTTAAATTAAATGAAGAAGATTTAATTAGAAAATATGTAATTATGGAGATGATGGCAAATTTTAGTTTTGATATACAAAGATTTGAAGAAAAATTTGGTATTAATTTTTTTGAAAAGTTTGAAGAAGAGATAAAAGAACTTGAAGAGTTTATAAAAGAAGGTTTAGTAGAAATTACGCCTAAAAAAATTAATGTGAGCAAAACAGGAAGTTTATTAATTAGAAATATTGTTTTGCCATTTGATGAATATTTTAAGAAAATGAAAAATCAAAAAGTTTTTTCTAAAACTATTTAAAGGCAAAAAAAATGAGAATTTCAATAGGAAATCTTCCATTAAAAAATATTAAAGCTGATATTTTTATGCATCCAATTAAATATAAAGATAGCATAATTTACGAACCAATGAGTGAAGAAGCTGTAATTGCTTTAATAACTAAACATTTTACATATGATAAGGTCCCAGAATATATAAATGATTATTTTGATGAAATGGATGATGGATATTTATTTAGTGAGAGTAATTTTGATGAGTTTGATTTAGAAAAATTAGAAGTTGGAACTTTACTTATTGGAAGGGATATTGCTCAGCATCCAAGAGTTGAAAATATAAAAAAGTTTTTAGCAATTTTGAGAGATTTTGGAGGTTTTAAAATTGAAGGAATAGATATTCCAGAATTTTTTTCACCAAGTGACCCAGAACTTGCTGAGATAGTAGAGGCTGAAAAGAGGTTTTATTTAGAGGATATTGCTGAGCTTGAAAGTTTTGATGGAAGTGTAGTGTATGCTTGTATTGACCCAACAGTTGTAAAAGGAGATGAACTTTTATGTAGTTATCAATTTGTAATTGCAAATAAAATAAAAAGTGAGAAAGTTAAAATTTTTTATTGTAATGAAGATAGATGCTTAGAGGAGACTAAGGAGATAAAAAAAGATATTAATATAAAAGGGACATTTGGTATAATATTAAAAAAAGTAGACTCTTATCCATTTTTAAAGGTGGAAATTAGAAACTTATAATTAGTTAAATATTTAAAAAAGGAGGTAAAAATGGCAAAAGTATGTGTCCCACTTGCGAATGGATTTGAAGAAATTGAAGCTATTAGTTTAATTGATGTAATGAGAAGAGGAGGTCTTGAAGTTATAGTTGCAGGAGTTGGAGGAGATGTTATTTATGGAGCTCATAATGTAAGAGTTATTCCAGATACAAAAATTGAACTTGTAAATGTAGATGAGCTTGATTTAGTTGTACTTCCTGGTGGTCTTCCAGGGGCTATTAATTTAGCAAAAGATGAATATGTGCAAAATTTGCTTAAAGAAATGGATAAAAAAGGTAAATATGTAGGTGCAATTTGTGCAGCTCCATATGCCCTAAAAGAAGCAGGAGTACTTAAAGATAAATATACTGCATATCCAGGATGGGAAGAAAATATTAAAAAAGAAGGATATGTAGCAGATGCAAAAGTTGTTGAAGATAAAAATGTTTTAACAAGTAAAGGTCCTGGGACTGCAATTTGTTTTGGGCTTGAAATAGTTAAAAAATTTGCAGGAGAAGAAGTATATAAACAATTAAAAGAAGGCTTGCTTGCGGATTATTGCTAATTTTTAGGAGGGGAAAATGATTGGAATTGAAGCATTAGAATGTTTTTTAGAAAACTGGCATAGTAAGATAAAAGAGTATGAAAACTACGATGAATTTGAAGCAATGGTTGAATATGCATTTGGAAGTGATGTTAGAGTTGTTAATACAAGAGTTATAGTAGAGAAGTTTTTTGAGAAAAAAATTAGGTTTGAAGATTTGTTATTTGAAGATTTAAAAACTTGCTTTTTACCAGAAGAAGTTGAATTTGATGAAGAGAATGGAAATCTTTATATAAATAGAAATCTTTACAAAATAAAAATAGCTCCGAGGATTTGCTAATCCTCTTTTTCTAATTCTAAACTCATTAAATACATATCTTCACCATCAATAATTTTTATATTAACTCCTTTACAATTTGGACATACATATTCATCTTTATTTGGTTCTCCTTCATAATTACAATCATTACATTTTATTACAATTGGTTGATTTATAATTATAAATTCTGCTTCTTCACAAACAGTTCCTTCTTTGAAAGTATCAAAAGCAGTTTTTAATAAATCTGGTTCTACTCCACTGAGTTCACCAATTTTTATTTCAAGTTTTGTAACTTTTTTTGCGTTATTTTTTTTGGCATGCTCATCGGCAAGTCGAAGTAGTGAATCAACTATTGAAAATTCATGCATTATTAACCTTTTTTATAAATTATATTATAATAAATATAAAAAATAAAGGAATATAATGGGAAGTAGGGAAGAAAAAAAAGAGTATATAATGAAAACTGCTCTTAATCTTTTTGCTAAACAGGGTTTTTTTAATACTACTATTTCTGATATTGCAAAAGAGATGGGAATGAGTGTTGGAAATTTATATAACTATTTTCCAAGTAAAGAATCTCTCGCAAAAGAGCTTTTAATATATACTTCCAAAAAATTTGGAGAAGAGATGAGAAAAATAAATGAGATGGATATTCATAGTAAAGATAAAATCAAAAAAATTGTCGAACTTTATTTTAAGAAAGCTCAGGAAGAACCAGAACTTGTAGACTATTTTATGAGAGTTTATCTCTCAAATAAAGAGATATTCAACAATGGATGTGAAGGAATGCTTTGTGTTTCATCGTTTGTAACAGAAATAATGATTCTTTTTGAAGAAGGTGTTAGAAAAAAAGAACTTAAAAATCAAGATTTTTTTGCAGCATTTGGACTTTTTATGGGATATATTGGAGGTATTGCGTTTTTAAATAGAGAAAATATATTAGGAAAATCACTTAATGAGTATATTGAACCTGTAAGTGAGAATATTTACAATGCACTTAAAGCCTAAAATAGTTTGGATTGATGGTATTGGCTGTAATGGATGCAGTCATTCTTTTTTTAATTATGAAGAGTTTGATAATTTTTTAGATGATTTTGAACTTCTTTATCATCCTCTTTTGTATTTTGATAATTTTGAAAAAAAAAGTGATATTTTAATAATTGAAGGAGCTTTAAGAGAAGGTTTTAAAAGAAACAATAAAAATTTAATCAAATTAATAGAAGAATTGATTATAAATTCAAAATTTGTAATATGTTTAGGGACTTGTAGTAGTTATGGTGGAATTTTTGGTGAAGGAGTTATGTTTAATAAAAAAGAAAATGGAATTTTTTATGATTATAAAAATAAAATAATTAACATCCCAGGTTGTCCTCCTCATCCTAACTGGCTTGGATATGTTTTATATATGATAAAGGAACATCAAGAAATTTTACTTGACGAACTTAATAGACCAAAAGAAATTTTTGCATTTACTACTCATGCTGGATGTAGTAGAAATGAGTATTTTGAGTGGAAAATAGATAGTGAAAATTTTGGTGAAAAAGAAGGGTGTTTATTTTATTATCAAGGATGCCAAGGTCCATTTACTCATAGTAGTTGTAATAGAGATTTATGGAATGGGGTTAATTCAAAAACAAGAGCAGGTACTCCTTGTTTTGGGTGTACAGAGAGTTGTTTTCCTAAAAATGAGCTTTTTAAAACACAAACTCTAATGGGGATTCCTGCAAATATTCCACTTGGTGTAAGTAAAAGAGCATATCTTACACTTAGTGGAATTGCAAAAAGTTTAAAAAATGAAAGATTAAGTCAAAAATTATTTGAGTATAAAGATAAAAAATGAAAATAACAAAAAAAATAATAAATAAAATAGAAGGTGAAGCAGAATTAAAAATTTATCAAAAAGATGGTATTATTGATTTTGTAGAAATATTTTTTTGGCAATATAGAGGAATAGAACAGTATTTAGTAAATAGGCATTTTTTAGATGCATTAGTAATAAATCCAAGAATTTGTGGGATATGTGGGCATGCTCATTTGCTTGCAACTGCCAAAGCTATTGAGAATGCTTTGAATTTAAAAATAACTAAAAAAGCTGAAATTTTAAGGGATATAACAAGTGGTCTTGAAATTATTCAAAATCATATTAAATGGTTTTATTTAACACTTTATCCTACTCAAATAAAAGATAAAAGTTACATATTAAAAGCTTTAAATATTGTGAAAAAAATTTCAAAAATTATTGCTATTATTGGAGGACAATTTCCTCATAATTCATATATTATACCAGGTGGTGTGACTTGCGATTTAACAAATTTAGATATTATAAAGATTAAAAACTTATTAAAAAAACTAAGAGAGGATATTTATACCATTATTGATGAAAATGGGAAAAGTCATGATTTAGAAAAGTTTTTTGAAAATTTACCTAAGAATATAGGAAAAAGTTTAAATAAATTTTTGGTATTAGGAGATAACTTATTTTTTAAACCAAATGGAACTTTTACAAATGTAAAGGAATTTTCAAACAATTCATTTTTTAAAAATGTTTTATATAATGAAGAATATTATGAAGTTGGTCCACTTGCAAGAAATTTACAAAATAAGACAATAAATACAATTTATGAAAAATATCAAGATAGTATATATACAAGAATTTTTGCACGTCTTTATGAGATACTGTTGATTATAAATTATTTAATTAAAGAAATAGAAGATTTAGATATTACTCAAAAAAGTTTTTTAAATTATAAAAAAAGAACTTGTGGAAGTGGAGTAAGTGTAATAGAAGCTCCAAGAGGTAGTTTAATACATAAAATAAAAATTGAAAATGAAAAAATCAAATTTTACGATATTGTAATGCCTTCTCAGTTTTATTTGTCAAACGGAACAAAAGAAAAGCCATCAGCATCTCAAATGGCTTTAATGGGAGAAGAAATTAAATATATTGATACAATTTTTAAATGTTTTGATATTTGTGCTGTTTGTGTTATTCATTAATTTTAAATTTATCTCCAATTTCTGAAATTAAAATTGCAGCTATTACTAAAATTCCACCTATTATTTGCTTTAATGTCAGAATTTCTCCAAAAAAATATCCTATTATTGCTGCACTTACAGGTTCAAGTGTAAATATAACAGCTGTTTTTGTAGGAGATGTATATCTTTGTGCGTAAGTTTGCACTAAATAAGCGAAAATTGTTGCAAATATTACTGTTACAAAAATTGCTAAAAAAACATCAAATGAAAAGATTATTTTATTATGTTCAAAAGGAGTAAAAATTAATGAAAATAGTGAAACAAACAAAAATTGAAAAGTAACTAATGAAAATATATTATATTTTTTTGAATAAATATCTGTAAATAATATATGTAGTGCTACAAATATATCACATAGTAGTGTTAAAGTTATTCCAAAAGATAATTTAAATCCAGAAGAATTACTTAAAAGATATAATCCTATGAGAGATAAAAATGCTCCAATAATTACATTTGTTTTAATTTGTTTTTTAAAAAATAGAAATGCAAAAAAAGGGACTATAACAACATAAAATCCAGTTACAAATGCCACAATACTTGATTTTTCATATAAAAGAGCATATGTTTGTAAGGAAAAAGCTAAAAAGTTAAAAAGTCCTAAGAACATTGCTGCTTTTATAGTTGAAATATTATAAGAAATTTTTTTATAAAAAATTATATACATTAAAGCAAAAGCTAAAAAAAACCTAATAAACAAAAAAGAAAATGGAGGAATATCTTGGAGAGCGTTTTGAACTAAAATAAAAGTACTACCCCACGCAATAGCAACTAAAACTAATAAAAGGTCAGAAATCTTTTTAAAATCCACCTTTTAATTTCATCCTTTTTTCGAGTTTGTGTCCAATGAAACTTAATATGGATGTTAACATCAAATAAAGCGCTGCAACAGTAAGCCAAGTTTCAAATGGTGAGAATGTATTAGCAACAATTTCTCTACCTACTTTTGTTAAATCTGTAATTGATATAATTGATACAAGTGAACTATCTTTTATTAGTGAAATTAATTCACCAACTAATGCTGGTAAAGCTTTTCTTAATGCTTGTGGTAAGATAATATACCACATCCTTTGAAATGCATTAAATCCAAGAGATTTGGCTGCTTCATGTTGACCTTTATCGATTGATTGGATTGCTCCTCTTAAAATCTCAGCAATATATGCACCATAAAAAATAGATAAACTCATAACACCTGCCCAAAATCTTGGCATATTAAAAATTGTCGCAATAATGAAATAAAAAATAAAGAGTTGTACCAAAAGAGGAGTTCCTCTAATGACAGTTACATATACACTCCCTATATAGTTTAAAGCTGGTATACCACTTAATCTTAAAATAGCAATAATTAGACCAATTATGAATGCAAAAAACATTGATATAAATGAAATTTTAATAGTTATCCATAAACCTAATAAAAAAGGACCAGGTTCAATTTTAGTTTTATATGCTATTTCATCATCTTGATAAATATAATCTCCATTTTTAAATTCTAATTTATATCCATTGATATTAAATTCTTTTTTACTTTTATCTTCACAAATTATAATAGCTTTATTATCTTTAATTGATAATTTTCCATCACAAGGAGAAGTAATAGGGATTTTTTTTTCATAAACAAAATATTTAGGAATCATATCCCATTTCCAATTGTAATTAATTTTACTTGCAGCTTGATATAAAAAAAAGGCTAAAAAAAGATAAAAAAGAATAGTAAGAGCTATCCCTATACTTTTTTTCTTTAAAATAGAAGATCTCATTGTACTCTTTTTAGCCATTCAGTGTTTCTAAACCATTTATTGTAGAATTTTTCATAAGTACCATCATGTTTTATTTGTCTTAAAAAGTTATTTAACCAATTAAGAAAATCAGGATCCCCATGATTAACTGCAAATCCAAGAGGTTCATATGTTAAATCTTGTTTTAGGAAAATTAATTTTCCTTTTCCTTTTCCTGCCATAAATAATTCATTATAAGGCTTATCATATATAAAAGCATCAGCTCTATTGTTTAATACTTCTTGTACTGCTGCACTTTCACTATCAAAGGTTTTAATAGTTGCATTTTTAAATAATTTTCTTGCTGCTATTTCTCCTGTTGTTCCAAGTTTTGTAGTAATAACAATGCCTTTTTTGTCTAAATCTTTATAATTACTAATATTAGAATGTTTTTTATTTACTAATAATGTTTGCCCAACAAGAAAGTATGGCTCACTAAAAGCTACTTTTAAATTTCTTTTTTGTGTAATTGTCATTCCAGAAATTATAATATCACATTTGTTTGTAATTAAGGCTGGGATAATACCATCCCAAGCTGTTGGTACTAATTTTAGTTTTACTCCCATATCCTTTGCCATTTTTTTAGCAATATCTACATCAAATCCAATAATTCTACCGTGTTTATCTCTCATTTCAAAAGGAACATAACCAGGCTCTAAACAAACTCTAAGTTTTCCTTTTTTTACAACTTGATTTAGCGTAGATTTATTCCATAAGTTAAAATCAGCACTAAAAAGTAAAGTTGATAAAATTAAAATTGATAAAAAAAGTTTTTTCATTTTTACTCCTTTAATTTAAAGTTAAAAACAAATTATTATAACATTATTATTAATAGGCACTGACCTAAAACATTATTTATTACCTTTTAAATTAAGATTAAAGAAAAACATAGCAAGTCTATTATCTAACCAATCAAAAGACTTAGCATGAGCTTTAGTTTTTCTAACAAGATATGAGATTTTATCTCTCATTTGAGAATTTAAGTTCTCAACTAAATTTGTATATTTTGATTTTTTTTGACTTGCTTTATCCCCATATACATTCGAATATGCAAAATGTCCATCTGTATAATATTTTTCTACTTTTGGTAAATCAAAATTAAATGATAATAAACTATCAATATTTTTCTTTTTTGATAAAAAATAAAAATAAAATTTTCTTCCTGTTTTTGTAACTCCTACTGCACTCCATACATATACCCTGTTATCCTTTTTACGATAAAAAGTATATAATTCGTCTAAACAAAGATATGAAAATACTATTGGAGTTTTTTTTAATATTGCTAAAAATTCGTTATATAATTCTTTATACATTTTCATTTTTTTTTCTCAACTGATATTGTATTGAAGATAAACTTCTTCCTAATACTCTTGCTATCTTCCTTAATTCCATTTTCTCTTCATAAAGTTTAAAAATTAATTCTATTTCTTCTTTTGTCATCCTTTTATAAGTTCGTCTTTTCATTTAAAAACCTTTTTTTACTATGAAGCAACTTTTGTTCCCTTTTAGGTCAGTGCCTATTAATAAAAATAATACATTTATTTAATGAATATTAAAAAAATATTCATAATAAATTAATGTTTAATTATATATTATAAGTTTTAGTTATAGAATAGTTATTGAGTCTATTTTTTAATATCATAAGCATTATGAGTATTATTGATTAAAACTCGTCATAAAAAAATATTAAATTTAGTTGAAAATTAATATTCATTTATATTATAATACATTTGAAACATTTAAAATGGGAGGCAGGCAATGAATGATGCATTAATGCAAAAAATGAAAGAGAGAATTAATGAGCTTAGAAAACTTCCAGGAGTAGGAAGTAAAACAATTAAAGATGTATTAGAAGAAAATGGTATTAGTAGAAGGGATTTTTTAAAATGGTCAGCTTCAATGGCAGCAATGCTTGGATTATCGAGTAGTTTTGTGCCAGTAGTCGCAGAAGCTGCTGAGGTTAGTGATAGACTTCCAGTACTTTGGCTTCATTTAGCTGAATGTACAGGATGTAGTGAAAGTTTACTAAGGACTGATACACCAAGTGTGGATGATTTAATTTTTAATTATATTAATCTTCAATATCATGATACTATAATGGCAGCTGCTGGGTGGCAAGCAGAAGAGAACTATGAAGAAGCTTTAAATAAATTTAAAGGTAGACTTATTTTATGTGTAGAAGGTGGAGTGCCAACAAAAGATGGAGGAGAATATTTAACATTTGGTCCTCATGCTGAAACAGGGCTTGAAAAATTAAAAAGAACTGCTGAGGCAGCAGGAGCAATTATTGCAGTTGGTACTTGTAGTGCATTTGGTGGTATTCAAGCAGCAGCACCAAATCCAACAGGTGCAGTTGGAATTCATAAGGTATTAAATAAACCTGTTATTAATGTACCAGGATGTCCTCCTAGTGCAAAAAATATTGTTGGGACAATTCTTTATGTAATTTTATTTGGAGCACTTCCAGCTGTAGATAATTTTAATAGACCAAAATTTGCATATGGACTTAGAATTCACGACTTATGTGAAAGAAGAGGACATTTTGATGCAGGTGAGTTTGTTGAAGAGTTTGGTGATACAGGTGCTGAAAATGGTTTTTGTTTATATAAAGTAGGATGTAAAGGTCCTTATACTTTTAATAATTGTAGTAGAGAGAGATTTAATCAACACACTTCTTGGCCAGTTCAAGCAGGACATGGTTGTATTGGATGTAGTGAACCTGACTTTTGGGATGCAATGAAACCTTATGAAAAACCTCTTGCAGATAATTATTTAGCAAGTATTGATGCAGATGCAACAGCTGATAAAATAGGTATTACAATTTTAACAGTAGCTGGTGTAGCAATAGCAGCTCATGCAGCAATTAGTGCAATGAAAAATCCTAAGGAGTAATCGATGGCAAAAAGAGTAGTAATTGACCCAATTACAAGAATAGAGGGACATTTAAGAGTAGAAGTTGTTTTAGATGATAATAATAAAATAGTTGATGCATATTCTTCCTCAACTCTTTGGAGAGGTATTGAAGTTATCGTAAAAGGAAGAGACCCAAGAGATGCAGGATTTATGACAGGAAGAATTTGTGGGGTTTGTACTTATTCACACTATAAAGCTGGTATTGTAGCAGTTGAAGATGCACTTGGAATAGAACCACCACTAAATGCTAAACTTGTTAGAACATTGCTTGATTATTCACTTTTTTATCATGACCATATTGTTCATTTCTATCAATTGCATGCACTTGATTGGGTAGATATTTTTAGTGCACTTGAAGCTGACCCAATTAAAGCAAGCGAAGAAGCATTTAAATATGTACCAAAAGGATATAATCCAATTGCAACAGGTGCTGATGAATTAAAAGAAGTTCAAAAAAGAGTTGCATCATTTGCTAAAAAAGGAGATTTAGGACCATTTAAAAATGCATATTTTGGTCATAAAACTATGAGATTTACACCAGAACAAAACTTAATAGCATTATCTCACTATTTAAAAAACCTTGAAATTCAAAGAATAGCAGCACAAGCAATGGCAGTTTTTGGTGGTAAAAACCCACATCCACAAAGTTTAACAGTTGGTGGTGTTACTTGTATTATGGATTTACAAGACCCAAGTAGACTTGGTGAGTATTTAACTAAATTTAAACAACTTGCTGAATGGACAAATAGAGCATATTATGCAGATATTGTTATGGCAGCTGAGGCTTATAGAAACGAACCATCTGTTACTCAAAAAAATAACCTTGGTAATTATATTACTTATAAAACAATGCAGACAGGTAAAAACTCATTCCTTTTTGATGCATGTGGATATATTAAAGATTTTGATTTAGGTAAATTTTATGAAATAGATGAAAGTAAAATTGAAGAAGATGTAACTCATAGTTGGTATAAAGATACAGGATTTAGACATCCATATAACGGAGAAACAATTCCTGAATATACTGGTTATGTTGATGGTGAGAGTATTGATGGAAAAGGAGATGTAGTTCATACAAAAGTAGTAAATCCAAAAGGAAAATATTCTTGGATTAAATCTCCAAGATATAATCAAGAACCAATGGAAGTTGGACCACTTGCATGTATGGTAGTAAATTATGCAAAAGGAAATGAAAGAGTAAGAAAAGTAGTTGATGAATTTTTAGCTAAAACTAATCTTCCAGTAGAAGCACTATTTACAACTCTTGGAAGAACAGCAGCAAGAATGCTTCAAACAAAAGTTATTGCGGATTATGGGATTGAAGCATTTAATAATTTAGTAGAAAATTTAAAAGTTGACCAAAGTACGGTTTCTCCATATAAAATTGATAAAAATAAAGAGTATAAAGGTAGATTTATTGGAGATGTTCCAAGAGGAATGCTTAGTCACTGGTGTAGAATTAAAAATGGTGTAATTGAAAATTGGCAAGCAGTAGTTCCATCTACTTGGAATGCAGGTCCTGTTGATGGAAATGGTAAAAAAGGTGCTTATGAACATAACTTAATTGGTATGAAAATAGAAGACCCAACAAAACCACTTGAAGTAATCAGAAATATTCATAGTTACGACCCATGTATTGCATGTGCGGTGCATGTAATGGATGTAAAAGGTAAAAAACTTGGTGAATTTAGAGTAGACCCATTATATGGTTCATGCTAAGGAGTAAAAAATGAAATTTTTAAAAATAAAAGGACTTTATCTTGGAGGAATTGAATTTTCAGCAGGATATAGATGGCAACACTGGATAAGAGCAATTTCAATTTTTGCTCTTATTGCTACAGGATTTTATTTAGCTAATCCATTTATTACTTATGCAAATCCATCAGCTGAACCAACAAGATTTTTACATGCTGAGATTCGTGAATGGCATATTATTTTTGGTTTTGCAATGATTGGAGCTGTTTTATATAAAACAATTTATTTTCTATTTTTCCCAGAAGGAAAATATGAAAGAAGAAGTTTTTTAGATTTATTAAATGTTAAAAAAACAACTAAAAAATCGATTGAGCAAGTAAAATATTATTTATTAGTTGGAAAACATCCACATTTTGAAGGAGTATATAATCCACTTCAACTTGGTGCTTATACAATGCTTTATGTTTTCTTTTATGGGATTATTATTACAGGATTAGCACTTTATGCAGAGGTTTATCACAATGGACTTGGTGGAGCTTTATATCCTTTTGCAAAAGCAGTTGAGAGTTTTTTTGGTGGACTTGCATATGTTAGACTTTGGCATCATATTTTTATGTGGGCTATTATAATTGTGGTTTTTGTTCATATTTATATGGCAGTTTATAATGCTGTATTTGGAAAAAATGGTGGTATGGATGCAATATTCTCAGGGATGAAGTGGGAAATTTTAGATGAAGATTGTATAAAAAAAGAAAATCTTAAAGAAACTACTAAATGTCTTGAAGAGAAATTATCTCATCACTAATTTCTCTTTTTTTCCTTTTTTAAGTAAGTTGTTAAATTTATTTAAAAAAGGAAGTTAATGAAAATTTTAGTTTTAGGTATAGGGAATATACTTTTTGGAGACGAAGGAATAGGAGTTCATTTAGTAAATTTTTTAGAAGAAAAGTATGAATTTAATGGCCCTCATAAAATTGATTTTGTAGATGGAGGAACTCTTGCACAAAGACTTATTCCAATAATTGTTGAGTATGATAAAGTATTTATTTTTGATACTGTTGATGTTGATGATGCAAAAATAGGTGATGTTTATTTTTTTGATTTTTTAGATGTGCCTGAGTGTGTAAGTTGGCAAGGAAGTGCCCATGAAGTTGAAATGCTTCAAACGCTTGAAATGATTCATAT
This Caminibacter mediatlanticus TB-2 DNA region includes the following protein-coding sequences:
- a CDS encoding amino acid ABC transporter permease, with protein sequence MRSSILKKKSIGIALTILFYLFLAFFLYQAASKINYNWKWDMIPKYFVYEKKIPITSPCDGKLSIKDNKAIIICEDKSKKEFNINGYKLEFKNGDYIYQDDEIAYKTKIEPGPFLLGLWITIKISFISMFFAFIIGLIIAILRLSGIPALNYIGSVYVTVIRGTPLLVQLFIFYFIIATIFNMPRFWAGVMSLSIFYGAYIAEILRGAIQSIDKGQHEAAKSLGFNAFQRMWYIILPQALRKALPALVGELISLIKDSSLVSIISITDLTKVGREIVANTFSPFETWLTVAALYLMLTSILSFIGHKLEKRMKLKGGF
- a CDS encoding transporter substrate-binding domain-containing protein, whose amino-acid sequence is MKKLFLSILILSTLLFSADFNLWNKSTLNQVVKKGKLRVCLEPGYVPFEMRDKHGRIIGFDVDIAKKMAKDMGVKLKLVPTAWDGIIPALITNKCDIIISGMTITQKRNLKVAFSEPYFLVGQTLLVNKKHSNISNYKDLDKKGIVITTKLGTTGEIAARKLFKNATIKTFDSESAAVQEVLNNRADAFIYDKPYNELFMAGKGKGKLIFLKQDLTYEPLGFAVNHGDPDFLNWLNNFLRQIKHDGTYEKFYNKWFRNTEWLKRVQ
- a CDS encoding IS1 family transposase, with the protein product MYKELYNEFLAILKKTPIVFSYLCLDELYTFYRKKDNRVYVWSAVGVTKTGRKFYFYFLSKKKNIDSLLSFNFDLPKVEKYYTDGHFAYSNVYGDKASQKKSKYTNLVENLNSQMRDKISYLVRKTKAHAKSFDWLDNRLAMFFFNLNLKGNK
- a CDS encoding helix-turn-helix domain-containing protein, translated to MKRRTYKRMTKEEIELIFKLYEEKMELRKIARVLGRSLSSIQYQLRKKNENV
- a CDS encoding hydrogenase small subunit gives rise to the protein MNDALMQKMKERINELRKLPGVGSKTIKDVLEENGISRRDFLKWSASMAAMLGLSSSFVPVVAEAAEVSDRLPVLWLHLAECTGCSESLLRTDTPSVDDLIFNYINLQYHDTIMAAAGWQAEENYEEALNKFKGRLILCVEGGVPTKDGGEYLTFGPHAETGLEKLKRTAEAAGAIIAVGTCSAFGGIQAAAPNPTGAVGIHKVLNKPVINVPGCPPSAKNIVGTILYVILFGALPAVDNFNRPKFAYGLRIHDLCERRGHFDAGEFVEEFGDTGAENGFCLYKVGCKGPYTFNNCSRERFNQHTSWPVQAGHGCIGCSEPDFWDAMKPYEKPLADNYLASIDADATADKIGITILTVAGVAIAAHAAISAMKNPKE
- a CDS encoding nickel-dependent hydrogenase large subunit, which produces MAKRVVIDPITRIEGHLRVEVVLDDNNKIVDAYSSSTLWRGIEVIVKGRDPRDAGFMTGRICGVCTYSHYKAGIVAVEDALGIEPPLNAKLVRTLLDYSLFYHDHIVHFYQLHALDWVDIFSALEADPIKASEEAFKYVPKGYNPIATGADELKEVQKRVASFAKKGDLGPFKNAYFGHKTMRFTPEQNLIALSHYLKNLEIQRIAAQAMAVFGGKNPHPQSLTVGGVTCIMDLQDPSRLGEYLTKFKQLAEWTNRAYYADIVMAAEAYRNEPSVTQKNNLGNYITYKTMQTGKNSFLFDACGYIKDFDLGKFYEIDESKIEEDVTHSWYKDTGFRHPYNGETIPEYTGYVDGESIDGKGDVVHTKVVNPKGKYSWIKSPRYNQEPMEVGPLACMVVNYAKGNERVRKVVDEFLAKTNLPVEALFTTLGRTAARMLQTKVIADYGIEAFNNLVENLKVDQSTVSPYKIDKNKEYKGRFIGDVPRGMLSHWCRIKNGVIENWQAVVPSTWNAGPVDGNGKKGAYEHNLIGMKIEDPTKPLEVIRNIHSYDPCIACAVHVMDVKGKKLGEFRVDPLYGSC
- the cybH gene encoding Ni/Fe-hydrogenase, b-type cytochrome subunit — its product is MKFLKIKGLYLGGIEFSAGYRWQHWIRAISIFALIATGFYLANPFITYANPSAEPTRFLHAEIREWHIIFGFAMIGAVLYKTIYFLFFPEGKYERRSFLDLLNVKKTTKKSIEQVKYYLLVGKHPHFEGVYNPLQLGAYTMLYVFFYGIIITGLALYAEVYHNGLGGALYPFAKAVESFFGGLAYVRLWHHIFMWAIIIVVFVHIYMAVYNAVFGKNGGMDAIFSGMKWEILDEDCIKKENLKETTKCLEEKLSHH